From Rutidosis leptorrhynchoides isolate AG116_Rl617_1_P2 chromosome 3, CSIRO_AGI_Rlap_v1, whole genome shotgun sequence, a single genomic window includes:
- the LOC139899353 gene encoding endoglucanase 17-like, which yields MWSVICLPQRPEVATETAAALASASLVFKKSDRTYSKLLLKRAIRVFEFVDKYRGFYKSFSLKLNICSRLWTQKEGILSFCFFVTLRSHLVGYNAFGW from the exons ATGTGGTCGGTGATATGTTTACCTCAAAGACCTGAAGTGGCTACTGAAACAGCTGCTGCACTTGCTTCTGCTTCATTGGTGTTTAAAAAGTCTGACCGCACTTACTCTAAGCTTCTCCTTAAAAGAGCCATTAGG GTGTTTGAGTTTGTTGATAAGTACAGAGGTTTCTACAAGTCTTTTTCTTTGAAACTAAACAT ATGCAGTAGATTATGGACACAAAAAGAAGGGATATTAAGCTTTTGCTTTTTTGTTACACTTAGATCTCATTTG GTTGGCTACAATGCTTTTGGATGGTAA
- the LOC139902624 gene encoding uncharacterized protein, with translation MENISDYSLKKKGRKRIQENNESVSCSHNRQQRHQSPIREVHSIQTNSINVVITNTAVPPTFDVVLNRRIRKDIISQKRSNSSNTTHSVNSGTPQATTSRKLRRKKRSITTNNTLNTTPCTPPIMTGGFQSSASTKYYDDGDPTYKCAACGAMLWYQETLRGISTKGLASAYSLCCLKGKITLPKFDKPPPKLLLDLYTNKHPLSKHFFENIRQYNMIFAFTSMGSKVDTSINKGKGPYTFRIRGQNCHRYGGLVPVVGSAPKFSQLYIYDTGNEAANRKNAIGSRAHLSNSTTSGLDEGLINQLMELLNDCNELVKSFRMARDTYETNPNVEFKLRLKGRRGKDGRTYNLPPADEIAALIVGDIDMSFDERDIIIDSHEEGLKRISELHPQYLGLQYPLIFAYGEDGYRTDIFHRDVDGSTSREKKRVTMREFFAYKIQERREPSLLHNAKKLYQQFLVDAYTMVESERISYIRNNQHIMRCDSLSSLNNHANLGNSDTSMLGNPYYKLPSSFTGSARYMVENYRDAMAFCRTFGYPDLFLTFTCNPKWPEITRELKGTNMKAEDNPVLLARIFKIKLDRLMHDLKHNKLFGKVVADVYTVEFQKRGLPQVHICLFLHQKDKMPNPEDVDSFICAEIPDRNSDPELYKLISDLMMHGPRGEMNPNCPCTDDDKKCTKHFPKPFSDHTSVDKEGYPIYRRRNDGRTISKLGHDLDNRHVVPYNPYLLKRYQAHLNVEWCNQVGSIRYLFKYINKGNDRVTAEVCDSETDEIKQYYDCRYVSACEAVWQMFAFDIHKRTPAVTRLPFHLQGEQSVSFDEEEVLDNVLNKPSVNYSMFLEWMNCNKKSEEARKLTYVEFPSKFCWQQDAKIWTRRKIGSGLVGCIHHVSPSSGELFYLRILLNKVRGPKSYEDIRTVNGKVYDTFKQACYEMGLLDDDQEYIDGIKEASTWDSGHRVQTLFAQLLLSNSLSRQEFVYQNTIQYLSADLLRHERRTFSNAGLEVSPEMIENATLYEIEKILQRNCSTLKNFSTMPYPVEAFTGMPQNPLITDELCYRRSMLVDEFSALFSKLTDEQKKAYEKIVYAIDEGKGGVFFLYGYGGTGKTFLWKTLSASIRSRGDIVLNTASSGIAALLLSGGRTAHSRFAIPIDPTEDSFCHITPSSNLAELIRQTKLIIWDEAPMAHKHCFEAFDRSLRDICRPITPNSMETPFGGKVIVFGGDFRQVLPVVQQGKREDTLGASLNSSYIWNHVEVLKLTINMRLGLGTDHVVEEETKSFADWILRIGNGTVGETNDGECDVDIPDDVLITDAEDPIGSLIASIYPNFIQNLGNPEYYEDRAILAPTHDVVNIINDHMMTFLNGKEMVYLSSDSICQSELDASFNHDLYTPEFLNSIQYGGLPKHRLVLKVGAPVMLLRNVDQSSGLCNGTRLQITKLTEKMIEAKILTGTHVGKLTCVPRMLIVPTDKRIPFRFQRRQYPLSVCFAMTINKSQGQSLSHVGLFLERPVFSHGQLYVALSRVRSKSGLKLRDTHEVLGCLQRDHIMLKERDHIKLMIHIISRWAANFGLKFLKKIPLNLVDSFLVWHSKLMYGDLSKYGIERPKEGPFFIKVRDGKYPVIDMGAFEKIKSGEIQVLPRLTSIKGGGNEVVFENGKCYGFDVIVFATGFKRSTHLWLKETVAISVPTKKYSK, from the exons ATGGAGAATATTTCAGATTACTCGTTAAAAAAGAAAGGACGAAAGAGAATTCAGGAAAATAACGAAAGTGTTTCTTGCTCACATAACCGCCAACAGAGACATCAGAGTCCAATAAGGGAGGTACATTCAATTCAAACTAATAGCATTAATGTTGTTATTACTAACACAG CAGTTCCACCAACGTTTGATGTTGTCCTTAATAGAAGGATTCGAAAGGATATCATTTCGCAAAAACGAAGTAATTCATCAAACACTACACATAGTGTTAATTCTGGCACCCCACAAGCTACTACATCACGAAAATTGAGAAGAAAGAAGAGAAGTATTACAACAAATAACACTCTGAATACAACACCATGTACACCTCCTATAATGACAGGAGGATTTCAATCATCAGCTTCAACAA AATACTATGATGATGGTGATCCAACCTACAAGTGTGCCGCTTGTGGTGCAATGTTATGGTACCAAGAGACCTTGCGTGGGATTTCGACTAAAGGACTTGCAAGTGCTTATTCATTATGTTGTCTAAAGGGAAAGATTACTCTACCTAAATTTGATAAACCGCCACCAAAACTCTTGCTTGATCTATACACAAATAAACATCCATTGAGCAAACATTTTTTTGAGAATATACGACAATACAACATGATCTTTGCGTTTACCTCTATGGGCAGTAAGGTTGATACATCAATAAACAAAGGTAAAGGTCCATATACTTTCCGTATACGTGGTCAAAATTGTCACAGATACGGTGGTTTGGTCCCTGTTGTTGGTTCAGCACCTAAATTCTCACAGCTATACATTTACGACACGGGCAACGAGGCTGCGAATAGGAAGAATGCAATTGG ATCTCGTGCACATCTGTCAAACAGTACGACATCAGGGCTTGATGAAGGTTTAATAAATCAACTTATGGAGCTATTAAATGATTGCAATGAACTCGTCAAATCATTTAGAATGGCTCGTGACACTTATGAGACTAACCCAAATGTTGAGTTTAAGCTTAGGTTAAAAGGCAGAAGGGGTAAAGATGGTCGAACCTACAATCTACCACCAGCTGACGAGATTGCTGCTTTAATTGTTGGAGATATAGACATGTCTTTTGATGAACGCGACATAATAATCGACAGCCATGAAGAGGGCTTAAAACGTATCAGTGAATTACATCCGCAATATCTCGGTCTACAGTATCCACTAATATTTGCATATGGTGAAGATGGCTATAGAACTGATATTTTTCATAGAGATGTCGATGGATCTACATCAAGGGAAAAAAAAAGGGTTACCATGAGAGAATTTTTTGCATATAAAATTCAAGAGAGACGAGAGCCATCCCTTTTACACAATGCTAAGAAACTATATCAACAGTTTTTGGTAGATGCCTACACAATGGTTGAATCCGAACGAATCTCCTACATACGCAACAATCAACATATTATGCGATGTGATTCATTGAGCAGCTTAAACAATCATGCAAATCTTGGCAACAGTGATACCAGTATGTTAGGTAACCCATACTACAAGCTACCTTCTTCATTTACGGGAAGTGCAAGGTATATGGTGGAAAATTACCGTGATGCAATGGCTTTTTGTAGAACGTTTGGTTATCCAGATCTTTTCCTCACCTTCACTTGTAATCCTAAGTGGCCCGAAATTACAAGGGAATTGAAAGGTACTAATATGAAAGCGGAAGACAACCCTGTTTTATTAGCAAGAATCTTCAAGATCAAGCTCGATAGGCTTATGCATGATTTGAAGCATAACAAACTTTTTGGAAAGGTCGTAGCag ATGTCTATACGGTTGAATTTCAAAAACGTGGTTTGCCGCAAGTTCATATTTGTCTTTTCCTCCATCAAAAAGACAAGATGCCTAATCCTGAAGATGTGGACTCATTCATTTGTGCGGAAATACCTGATAGAAATAGTGATCCCGAGTTGTATAAACTTATCAGTGATTTAATGATGCACGGTCCACGCGGAGAAATGAATCCAAATTGTCCATGCACGGATGATGATAAAAAATGCACAAAACATTTTCCGAAGCCTTTTTCAGATCACACGTCCGTAGATAAAGAAGGATATCCAATTTACCGACGACGAAATGATGGAAGAACCATCAGCAAACTTGGTCATGATTTGGATAATAGACACGTCGTCCCGTACAATCCGTATCTTTTAAAAAGGTATCAAGCTCATTTAAATGTTGAGTGGTGCAATCAAGTCGGTTCCATCAGATATCTGTTCAAGTACATTAACAAAGGCAATGACCGGGTCACAGCTGAAGTATGTGATTCTGAAACGGACGAAATCAAACAGTACTATGACTGCAG ATATGTATCAGCTTGTGAGGCCGTATGGCAGATGTTTGCTTTTGATATACATAAGAGGACACCGGCAGTTACGAGACTACCTTTTCACCTGCAAGGTGAACAATCTGTTAGTTTTGATGAAGAGGAGGTGCTTGATAATGTTCTTAACAAACCGTCTGTCAATTATTCTATGTTTTTGGAATGGATGAACTGCAACAAAAAAAGTGAAGAAGCTAGGAAGCTCACATACGTTGAGTTCCCATCCAAGTTTTGCTGGCAACAAGATGCAAAGATTTGGACACGAAGGAAAATTGGTAGTGGTTTAGTCGGTTGTATCCATCATGTCTCTCCTTCATCAGGTGAATTATTCTATCTTAGAATTCTCTTGAATAAAGTGAGAGGTCCAAAATCATATGAAGATATTCGGACAGTAAATGGGAAGGTTTATGATACTTTTAAACAAGCTTGCTATGAGATGGGCTTATTAGACGATGACCAAGAATATATAGACGGAATTAAGGAGGCCAGCACATGGGATTCAGGACACAGAGTTCAAACACTATTTGCTCAGTTACTATTATCAAATAGTCTTAGCAGGCAGGAATTTGTTTACCAAAACACAATTCAGTACCTTTCAGCTGATCTACTTCGTCATGAAAGAAGGACATTTAGCAATGCAG GTTTGGAAGTTAGTCCAGAGATGATTGAAAATGCTACTTTATATGAGATTGAAAAAATACTTCAAAGGAATTGTAGTACGCTAAAGAATTTTAGTACAATGCCATATCCAGTGGAAGCCTTTACCGGCATGCCCCAAAATCCGTTGATTACTGATGAGCTATGCTATAGAAGGTCCATGTTAGTTGATGAATTTTCAGCTCTTTTTTCAAAATTGACCGACGAGCAAAAAAAAGCTTACGAAAAAATTGTATATGCAATTGACGAGGGCAAAGGTGGCGTATTCTTCTTGTATGGTTATGGTGGTACCGGGAAAACATTCTTGTGGAAAACTTTGTCCGCGTCTATACGAAGTAGAGGTGATATTGTTCTTAATACAGCATCGAGTGGAATTGCAGCACTTCTGTTAAGTGGTGGACGAACCGCTCACTCACGATTTGCAATACCCATTGACCCAACCGAAGATTCTTTTTGTCACATTACCCCTAGCAGCAACTTAGCTGAGTTGATACGTCAAACAAAACTTATTATATGGGATGAGGCACCAATGGCACATAAGCATTGTTTTGAAGCATTTGACCGTTCTTTGCGAGATATATGTCGACCAATAACTCCAAATAGCATGGAAACCCCATTTGGTGGAAAAGTAATAGTATTCGGTGGAGACTTTCGACAAGTGTTACCAGTTGTTCAACAGGGCAAGAGAGAGGACACTCTAGGTGCTTCACTTAATTCTTCTTATATTTGGAATCATGTTGAAGTGTTAAAGCTTACAATTAATATGAGACTAGGCTTAGGAACAGATCACGTTGTGGAAGAGGAAACAAAATCTTTTGCTGATTGGATTTTAAGAATTGGGAATGGAACAGTGGGTGAAACAAATGACGGAGAATGTGATGTGGACATTCCAGATGACGTTTTAATTACTGATGCTGAGGATCCAATTGGTTCACTTATTGCCTCTATTTATCCAAACTTTATTCAGAATCTTGGCAACCCGGAATATTATGAAGATAGGGCTATTCTTGCACCAACACATGATGTTGTCAATATAATAAACGATCACATGATGACATTTCTTAATGGTAAAGAAATGGTTTATCTAAGTTCAGACAGTATTTGTCAGTCTGAACTGGATGCATCTTTCAATCACGATTTGTACACTCCTGAATTTCTTAACAGCATTCAGTATGGTGGTCTTCCGAAGCATAGGTTGGTTTTAAAAGTTGGTGCTCCCGTCATGCTGCTACGCAACGTTGATCAATCTTCTGGTCTATGTAATGGTACACGATTACAGATAACAAAGCTTACAGAGAAAATGATAGAggcaaaaattttaacgggtacccATGTAGGAAAATTAACTTGTGTTCCACGGATGTTAATTGTGCCAACCGATAAACGGATACCCTTTAGGTTTCAAAGAAGACAATATCCTTTATCTGTGTGCTTTGCTATGACTATTAATAAGAGCCAAGGCCAGTCTCTAAGTCATGTTGGTTTGTTTCTTGAAAGACCTGTTTTCAGTCATGGACAGTTGTATGTTGCACTATCGAGGGTTAGAAGCAAGAGCGGTTTAAAG CTAAGAGATACACACGAGGTTTTAGGCTGTTTACAACGAGACCATATCATGCTTAAAGAACGAGACCATATCAAGCTTATG ATTCATATAATTTCAAGATGGGCTGCAAATTTTGGACTAAAGTTCCTGAAGAAAATACCACTAAATTTGGTGGACTCATTCTTGGTGTGGCATAGCAAGTTAATGTATGGAGATTTAAGCAAGTATGGGATTGAAAGGCCGAAAGAAGGACCATTTTTCATCAAAGTAAGAGATGGCAAGTACCCGGTCATCGACATGGGTGCATTTGAAAAGATCAAGTCAGGCGAGATTCAG gttttgCCAAGGTTGACGAGTATAAAAGGCGGAGGGAATGAAGTTGTTTTTGAAAACGGAAAATGTTATGGGTTcgatgtaattgtgtttgctaccgGATTTAAAAGATCAACCCATTTGTGGCTCAAG GAAACTGTAGCAATCTCTGTCCCAACCAAGAAATATTCGAAATGA